The Streptomyces sp. A2-16 sequence CGCCTCTCACGGGAAACGAGGAGGGGACCATGACGGCAGCCGACGAACGGCCGGTGGAGATCGACAAGCGGGACATCCCGCTCTCCGGCGGCCGGACCCTGCGGGTGACGGAGTTCGCCAACGGGAGCATCCGGCTGGCGGTGCACACCGGCTCGCCCTACGTGATCACGAGCCTGGAGCAGATCGACGGCGGAGCCGTTCTGAGGCTCTCGCCCGGCCGCGAGGGGTCGAACGCCCACCGGAACTGGGTCCGCGACCACGGCGACGGCGCGGAGGACCGCCGGGAGTGAGCCGCGTACAGGCCGGACGGCGCGGAGGACCGCCGAGAGTGAGCCGCGTCCGGGCCGGACAGGGCGGAGGCCCGCCGGGAGTCAGCCGCGTCCGGGCCCCGATGGTGTAGCTGGCTGCACCGCGCATCCCGGGACCGGTCCTCCAGCGTGAGCCGCATGTGGAAGGCAGGGCAGCGTGCGGCGACGGCGACCGTGCACCTGGTCGTGGCCGCGGCCATGTGCTTCGGCATGTACCTCTTCGTCACGGTGCTGCTCATCGCCGCCATCGGCACGCTCGCGGTGGTCGGCTGCTGGCTGCTGCCCGAGGCCGTGCTGCTGATCCGGCGGATCGCCGGCGCCAAGCGGAACCTGACCGCCCTGTGGACGGGCCGGGAGATCCCCGAGGCGTACACGCCCATGACCGGCACGCTCCGCGAACGGCTGCGCACCTCGGTGCGCGACCCCGGCACGCTCACCGACCTGCGCTGGATGGTCGCCTCCTACCTCTACGGCGCCCTCCTCGTCCTCGCGCTCCCGCTGTGGCCCCTCGGCCTGGTAGTCGACGGGGTGTGGGCCGGAGCGCTGCGCCGCGACCCCGTCGTCCTGCCGCTGATCGTGCGGCTCGCGGACACCGAGGCCCGCTGGTCGACCGTGCTGCTGATGCCCTCCCCGAAGGCCAGGTGGGCCCGGCGGGTCGAGGAACTGAAGGAGACCAGGGCCGACGCGATCGCCGCGCACGAGGCCGAACTGCGCCGCATCGAGCGGGATCTGCACGACGGCGCCCAGGCCAACCTGGTGGCGCTGTCGATGCGGATCGGACTGGCCAAGCGGGCCTGAGACCGGGACCCGGACGCCGCCCGCAAGCTGCTGGACGACGCCCAGGACCAGGCCGAACAGGCGCTGACGGAGCTGCGGCAGGTGGTCCGCGGCATCCATCCGCCGATCCTCACCGACCGGGGTCTCGTCGGCGCGGTGCGGGCTCTGGCGGCCGCCGGCGGGCTCTCGGTGCGGGTGGTGGAGGAGGGCCTGGACGACGGGACCCGGGCGCCCGCGGCGGTGAAGGCGGCGGCCTACTTCGCGAGCGCGAGGTGCTGAAGCTGATGGCGGAGGGCCACGACAACGCGACCATCTCCAGGACCCTCGTCGTCACCGAGCGCGCGGTCAGCAAGCACATCGGCAACGTCTTCCTCAAGCTGGGCCTCCCGCCGAGCGACAGCGGCCACCGGCGCGTCCTGGCCGTTCTGGCCCATCTGGCGCACACGCCCAGATGACGTTCAGCCGACGCCGAGTTCGGTCAACTCGCCCAGCGGCAGCGTGTGCTGGGTCTGCAGGACCTTCGCGCGCAGGTAGCGGACGTTGTGGGCGGTGGTGAAGACACCGGTGGGGACCCGGTCGCGGACGCCGATGCCGAGGTCGCGCAACTGGCCCGCCTTGTCGGGGTTGTTGGAGAGCAGGTCGAGCTCGCCGATCCCCAGGGCGGTCAGCATCTGCGCGGCCGCCGTGTAGTCGCGGGCGTCCTCGGGCAGTCCCAGCGCGGTGTTCGCGGCGTAGGTGTCGAGACCCTGGTCCTGGAGGGCGTACGCGTCGAGCTTGTTGTAGAGGCCGATGCCGCGGCCCTCCTGGCGCAGGTACAGCAGGATCCCGCCGCGCTCGGCTATGCGCTCGACCGCCTCGCGCAGCTGCGGGCCGCAGTCGCAGCGGGCGGAGCCGAAGACGTCGCCGGTGAGGCACTCGGAGTGCAGGCGCACGAGCGGGACGGCACCGGGGGCGGGGTCGCCGAGGACGACGGCGAGGTGCTCCTGCCCGTCGGCCAGGCCGTGGAAGGTGACGAGCTCGGCGTCTACGCGGTAACCGTCCCCGAAGCGCAGCGGGACGCGGACGCGGGAGCGCTGGGTGGCGGCGGGCAGGTCGGTCATGCGGGTACTCCGGTCCGTAGGCATACCTGCTTCAGATTTGAAGCAGTTCTACTGATCGTGACCCTACCCCATGCTTTAAATTTGAAGCAACGGGTTTATGGCGCGCGTCACGCCGGGTTCCTCAGGAACAGGACGAGGACGACCGCCGCCGCCAGGGCACCTCCTCGGAGGCGCCCTCGTCCCCCTGGAGCCCCTCGGTGATGCTGGTGAAGATCTC is a genomic window containing:
- the ribA gene encoding GTP cyclohydrolase II; this translates as MTDLPAATQRSRVRVPLRFGDGYRVDAELVTFHGLADGQEHLAVVLGDPAPGAVPLVRLHSECLTGDVFGSARCDCGPQLREAVERIAERGGILLYLRQEGRGIGLYNKLDAYALQDQGLDTYAANTALGLPEDARDYTAAAQMLTALGIGELDLLSNNPDKAGQLRDLGIGVRDRVPTGVFTTAHNVRYLRAKVLQTQHTLPLGELTELGVG